Proteins found in one Pontibacter sp. SGAir0037 genomic segment:
- a CDS encoding CTP synthase, with the protein MATKYIFVTGGVTSSLGKGIISASLAKLLQARGFSVTIQKFDPYINIDPGTMNPYEHGECFVTEDGAETDLDLGHYERFLNRPTSQANNVTTGRIYHHVITQERQGAFLGKTVQVVPHITDEIKRRLLLLGQSGEYDIVITEIGGCVGDIESLPFIEAVRQLRWELGVNESCVIHLTLLPYLKAAGELKTKPTQHSVRSLSEAGVQTDILVCRSEHPIPVEMRKKIALFCNVKVNSVIESLDADTIYDVPLLMRKEKLDERVINKLKLPHRADPDLDAWKEFLGRLKNPTAEVNIALVGKYVELKDAYKSIIESFIHAGAANECKVNIKWLQSENINAENVASFLHDMDGVLVAPGFGERGFAGKLEAIRYVRENRIPFFGICLGMQCASVEFARNVLGLKDAASTEMIPDTPHPVIDLMEGQKEITEKGGTMRLGAYTCELKRGTKAFSIYGKSKISERHRHRYEFNNKYLAAFEEAGMIASGINPDTGLVEVIELPEHPWFVAAQYHPELKSTVLNPHPLFVKFVKAAMNYNKSN; encoded by the coding sequence ATGGCTACTAAATATATTTTTGTTACAGGTGGTGTTACTTCCTCATTAGGCAAAGGCATTATCTCTGCTTCTCTTGCTAAGTTGCTGCAGGCAAGAGGATTCTCTGTAACTATTCAAAAGTTCGACCCTTATATTAACATCGACCCTGGAACCATGAATCCGTACGAGCACGGTGAGTGCTTTGTAACGGAAGACGGAGCAGAAACAGACCTTGACTTAGGGCACTACGAACGCTTCCTGAACAGGCCTACTTCTCAGGCAAACAATGTAACTACCGGTCGTATTTACCACCATGTGATTACGCAGGAACGCCAGGGGGCTTTTCTGGGTAAAACGGTTCAGGTTGTACCTCATATTACTGACGAGATAAAACGCCGCCTGCTTTTACTGGGGCAATCCGGCGAATACGATATAGTCATTACGGAAATAGGTGGTTGCGTAGGCGATATCGAATCGCTTCCGTTTATCGAAGCCGTGCGCCAGCTACGCTGGGAGCTGGGTGTAAACGAATCATGTGTGATTCACCTGACGCTGCTCCCTTACCTGAAAGCAGCCGGTGAGCTGAAAACAAAACCTACACAGCACTCTGTTCGGTCTCTTTCTGAAGCAGGAGTACAAACCGATATTCTTGTTTGCCGCTCAGAGCATCCGATTCCGGTTGAAATGCGCAAGAAAATTGCGCTCTTCTGTAATGTAAAAGTAAACTCTGTTATAGAATCGCTTGATGCTGATACAATTTACGATGTACCACTGCTGATGCGAAAGGAGAAGCTCGATGAACGTGTTATCAATAAACTAAAACTCCCACACCGTGCCGACCCAGACCTGGATGCCTGGAAGGAATTTTTGGGCCGCCTCAAAAATCCGACGGCAGAAGTTAATATTGCATTGGTAGGCAAGTATGTAGAGCTAAAAGACGCTTATAAATCCATTATTGAGTCCTTTATTCATGCAGGGGCAGCCAACGAATGTAAGGTAAACATTAAATGGCTTCAGTCAGAGAATATCAATGCCGAGAACGTGGCTTCTTTCTTACATGACATGGACGGCGTATTGGTAGCACCTGGTTTTGGAGAGCGTGGATTTGCAGGTAAACTGGAAGCTATACGCTATGTAAGAGAAAACAGAATTCCATTCTTTGGAATTTGCCTGGGCATGCAATGTGCTTCTGTAGAGTTTGCCCGAAATGTGCTTGGGTTAAAAGACGCTGCTTCTACTGAAATGATACCTGACACCCCGCATCCTGTTATCGATTTAATGGAGGGCCAAAAAGAAATTACTGAAAAAGGCGGCACCATGCGATTGGGTGCTTATACTTGTGAACTAAAAAGAGGTACAAAAGCATTCTCTATATACGGCAAGTCCAAAATATCTGAGCGTCACCGTCATAGATACGAATTTAACAATAAATACCTGGCTGCTTTTGAAGAGGCCGGCATGATTGCTTCGGGTATAAATCCAGACACAGGTCTAGTTGAAGTGATAGAACTGCCGGAACACCCTTGGTTTGTAGCAGCGCAGTATCACCCGGAACTGAAAAGCACAGTGCTTAATCCACATCCGCTTTTTGTTAAGTTTGTAAAAGCTGCTATGAATTACAATAAGTCAAACTAA
- the yidC gene encoding membrane protein insertase YidC, whose amino-acid sequence MDRNQAIGFGLIAVLLLVYSFFFAGEPDQVQQAPQETTAQIAPGTQAGAAQTVPNDSLEQARRASALGSFGAAARGEATTTVLESKDLRITFNTKGGQVEEVELKNYKTYQGGPLILFDSESSKTDVQFTSNEGRAVKLSDLYFVPSQVQQGASGDVATQTIGFRAQIGEGQYIDQIYTVYETGFQVGYKLEFTGLNNQISGENLVFTWNDRVKQLERDIKQNRAKTAVNYYTVEDGFDKLNVAEGTETTTLAEPVKWVANKQNFFTAGIIATDVFSGAKITSSTDPADTAVVKTFSSELNIPAQSVLAGNGQFIYYFGPNDFKVLKTMGDDFHKNLDLGWGIFSYVNRWIIIPAFDFLENFIGNYGIIIILLVLYIKLILFPLTYKSYVSMAKMKVLKPEIDAIKERNEGDMQKTQMETMKLYSEMGVSPISGCVPLLLQIPILFAMFNFFPNSIELRQEAFLWADDLSTYDVFARLPITIPFYGDHVSMFTLLMTASTILTTWYNNQMNTAMQGPMKFYSYLMPVIFMFVLNSFPAGLSFYYFVSNMVTFGQQALIRSFVDDTKIRARLEENRDKRKEKKKTGGPSFTERMQEAMRAAAEKEQQKRIKSDKK is encoded by the coding sequence ATGGATAGAAATCAAGCCATTGGCTTTGGACTCATCGCGGTTCTTTTGCTGGTTTACTCTTTTTTCTTTGCGGGTGAGCCAGACCAGGTGCAGCAGGCACCTCAGGAGACAACTGCTCAGATAGCGCCTGGTACACAGGCTGGTGCAGCACAGACTGTTCCGAACGATTCTTTGGAGCAGGCTCGCCGGGCATCGGCACTTGGTTCTTTCGGAGCAGCGGCACGTGGCGAAGCTACTACAACTGTTCTGGAGAGCAAAGACCTGCGTATTACTTTTAATACAAAAGGCGGCCAGGTTGAAGAGGTTGAATTAAAGAACTATAAGACTTATCAAGGCGGCCCACTGATACTGTTCGACAGCGAAAGCAGCAAAACAGATGTGCAGTTCACCAGCAACGAAGGCCGTGCGGTTAAACTTTCTGACCTGTATTTTGTGCCGTCGCAGGTGCAGCAGGGCGCTTCCGGCGATGTTGCCACACAGACCATAGGTTTCCGTGCTCAAATTGGGGAAGGGCAATATATAGATCAGATCTATACCGTTTATGAAACTGGTTTCCAGGTAGGATATAAGCTTGAATTTACTGGCCTTAATAACCAGATAAGCGGCGAAAACCTTGTTTTCACCTGGAACGACAGAGTAAAGCAGCTGGAGCGTGACATCAAGCAGAATCGTGCGAAAACAGCCGTGAATTACTATACCGTAGAAGATGGCTTTGATAAGCTGAATGTAGCAGAAGGTACTGAAACCACCACACTTGCCGAGCCGGTTAAATGGGTAGCCAACAAGCAGAACTTCTTTACAGCAGGTATCATTGCGACAGATGTCTTCTCAGGCGCTAAAATCACTTCCAGCACCGATCCTGCAGATACAGCAGTTGTAAAAACTTTTTCTTCTGAATTAAACATTCCTGCTCAAAGTGTTCTGGCAGGTAATGGGCAGTTTATTTACTACTTTGGTCCGAACGACTTCAAGGTACTTAAAACCATGGGAGATGACTTCCACAAGAACCTGGATCTGGGTTGGGGAATCTTCTCTTACGTGAACAGATGGATTATTATTCCGGCTTTTGATTTCCTGGAAAACTTCATTGGTAACTACGGTATCATTATTATCCTGCTGGTGCTTTATATAAAGCTGATCCTGTTCCCGCTGACATACAAATCTTACGTGTCGATGGCCAAAATGAAGGTGCTGAAGCCTGAGATTGATGCCATCAAAGAGCGTAATGAAGGCGATATGCAGAAAACGCAGATGGAAACCATGAAGCTCTATTCTGAAATGGGTGTTAGCCCGATCAGTGGCTGCGTTCCGCTTCTGCTCCAGATTCCGATCCTGTTCGCCATGTTCAATTTCTTCCCGAACTCTATTGAACTTCGCCAGGAGGCATTTCTGTGGGCCGACGACCTTTCAACTTACGATGTATTTGCGCGATTACCAATTACGATTCCTTTTTATGGTGATCACGTGAGTATGTTCACTTTGCTCATGACCGCTTCCACTATACTTACTACTTGGTACAATAACCAGATGAATACGGCTATGCAGGGACCAATGAAGTTTTACAGCTACCTGATGCCGGTTATCTTTATGTTTGTGCTTAACTCCTTCCCTGCCGGACTAAGCTTCTACTACTTTGTCTCGAATATGGTAACATTTGGTCAGCAGGCCTTGATCCGTTCTTTTGTGGATGATACCAAGATCAGAGCAAGACTGGAAGAGAACAGAGACAAGCGCAAAGAGAAGAAAAAAACAGGCGGACCTTCTTTTACAGAGCGTATGCAGGAAGCCATGCGTGCAGCAGCTGAAAAAGAGCAACAAAAGCGCATTAAATCTGATAAAAAATAA